The region TCCAAACACCTGTTCCACAAGTGAAGGGGGCGTGTACATTGTTTACATAAACATAGCTATATTTGTATTACATAGAATTCCTTAACGGTTGTATTGTTTTTACGTGGTGCTGTTTTTTAGTCTGTTGTAACTTGCTTGAGTAATCGTTATCACTGTGAGATAATGATGGAGCCGCCGCTACCGGAACTAGACGTCGGGTTCGAACCCCAACAGCGTGCGAGATCCAACACGTGGCCTCTCCCACGACCAGATAATTTTGTCGACATTAAAGAAGAACCAGGCATAAAATGTCCAGGCGGTGTGGTCCTTCCATGTGGTGGTTTAATGGGGCCTGAAGGAACCCTCCCGGGCGGTCTGCAACTTCCTACAGCTGCGAAAAAGAATTCCAGTCGTCGGAACGCTTGGGGTAATTTGTCGTACGCGGACCTGATCACACAAGCTATCCAGTCAGCGCCAGAGAAACGGCTCACACTTTCTCAAATCTACGAATGGATGGTGCAGAATGTTCCATACTTCAAGGACAAGGGAGACAGCAACAGCTCAGCTGGATGGAAGGTACGTAGgaatttgaaaatacatttttcatgcttgtTTTTATAAGCGCAGAACATaacttaagtaatttattttagtacgtctataataataataataataataataataataataataataataataataataataataataataataataataataccggtaattcgAAAAATAAACGAGACCTAAAATCagagaacattaaaataaattgcatCTGGGTTAGGGCTGTCAGATATAGTAAACGAATATACAGGACACTCGGTTACAGTTTGGGTTATTTTGAATTGCCTTTGCTTAATAATTATGTACAGTGAGATAAAAAAAGCAATATTACAGGCGATATAATCATACAAGAACTTTGTTGTTatcttgaaatataaattataagtaTCGGCCACTACATTACAGTGCCGATTTCTCATTAATTGTATTTCCCTGAAGATGTGGCCTTTCTGCAGTTCCTTGTTTTTAAGAATTTGCTTACATTTATACTCTAggctccatttatttatttatttatttatttatttactctgatgGTTTtacggccatcaggccttctcttccacacccagaaatacaatacaactacaagaaaaattattcatcagtgcaattaatctacagtaataacgagtgacagaatgaatatgacataaaaacaactgaacatacaaacagaaattggaaataataaaaattagtctaacatatttaatgatgcaaaaaaagaacaaacaaaaagtaaaaacatatacaacaaatacagacacaaaataacagtgtcaCTGAGCATAATTGTTATTAACTAAGGGACAATAAGCTTcctagtatcctggcacaaagacaagagaaagggttaatctaacaaagggaaattattgccaaaatactaaagataaaaactttggcataaatctagcaacttctcagaaacTGATTTCATGAGATTC is a window of Periplaneta americana isolate PAMFEO1 chromosome 12, P.americana_PAMFEO1_priV1, whole genome shotgun sequence DNA encoding:
- the LOC138710793 gene encoding forkhead box protein O-like, translated to MMEPPLPELDVGFEPQQRARSNTWPLPRPDNFVDIKEEPGIKCPGGVVLPCGGLMGPEGTLPGGLQLPTAAKKNSSRRNAWGNLSYADLITQAIQSAPEKRLTLSQIYEWMVQNVPYFKDKGDSNSSAGWKVITFSLMLYSSS